From one Streptomyces sp. SCSIO 30461 genomic stretch:
- a CDS encoding amino acid permease, with translation MSTDQKSPDPGLFRTKSVEQSIRDTEEPEHALKKSLSAWDLTVFGVGVIIGTGIFVLTGKVAKENAGPATALAFIAAGIVCALAALCYAEFASTVPVAGSAYTFAYASLGELVAWIIGWDLVLEFALGTAVVAVGWSGYVRSLIDHAGWHLPRVFEGPDAPGGTFDVLAFLLVLVLTVILVVGMKLSARITAVVVAIKVTVVLIVIIAGLFFVVGSNYEPFIPPSEAPPGGISGWDAPLVQLLFGYEPTNFGVMGIFTAASVVFFAFIGFDVVATAAEETKRPQRDMPRGILGSLLICTVLYVAVSIVVTGMQHYSELSVSAPLADAFKAVGHPFYAGIISFGAAVGLTTVCLILLLGQTRVFFAMSRDGLLPRFFSVTHPKYRTPYRPTILLGVVIAVVAGFTSINELATLVNIGTLFAFVLVAIGVIVLRRTRPDLHRSFRTPWVPLLPIVSVAATVWLMLNLPGETWFRFAVWMLIGVAVYLLYGRSHSRLGKEGRDAKY, from the coding sequence GTGAGTACGGATCAGAAGTCGCCAGATCCCGGATTGTTCCGGACGAAATCGGTCGAGCAATCGATCCGGGACACCGAGGAGCCCGAGCACGCGCTCAAGAAGTCCCTCTCTGCCTGGGACCTGACCGTCTTCGGTGTCGGCGTCATCATCGGCACTGGCATCTTCGTGCTCACCGGCAAGGTGGCCAAGGAGAACGCGGGCCCGGCCACCGCGCTCGCCTTCATCGCCGCCGGAATCGTCTGTGCGCTGGCCGCCCTCTGCTACGCCGAGTTCGCCTCCACCGTCCCGGTGGCCGGTTCGGCCTACACGTTCGCGTACGCCTCGCTCGGCGAGTTGGTGGCCTGGATCATCGGCTGGGACCTCGTCCTGGAGTTCGCGCTGGGGACTGCGGTGGTGGCGGTCGGCTGGTCCGGCTATGTGCGCTCGCTGATCGACCACGCGGGCTGGCATCTGCCACGCGTATTCGAAGGGCCGGACGCACCCGGCGGCACCTTCGACGTCCTCGCCTTCCTGCTGGTCCTCGTGCTGACGGTGATCCTCGTCGTCGGGATGAAGCTGTCCGCCCGGATCACCGCCGTCGTCGTGGCCATCAAGGTGACCGTGGTCCTGATCGTGATCATCGCCGGCCTCTTCTTCGTCGTGGGCAGCAACTACGAGCCGTTCATCCCCCCGTCGGAGGCCCCGCCCGGCGGCATCTCCGGCTGGGACGCACCGCTGGTCCAGCTGCTGTTCGGCTACGAACCGACCAACTTCGGCGTCATGGGCATCTTCACCGCCGCGTCCGTCGTGTTCTTCGCCTTCATCGGATTCGACGTGGTGGCCACCGCGGCCGAGGAGACCAAGCGCCCGCAGCGGGACATGCCGCGCGGCATCCTCGGCTCGCTCCTCATCTGCACCGTGCTGTACGTGGCGGTCTCGATCGTGGTCACCGGTATGCAGCACTACAGCGAGTTGTCGGTGAGCGCGCCGCTGGCCGATGCCTTCAAGGCCGTAGGGCACCCCTTCTACGCCGGAATCATCAGCTTCGGCGCCGCCGTCGGCCTCACCACGGTGTGTCTGATCCTGTTGCTCGGCCAGACCCGGGTGTTCTTCGCCATGAGCCGCGACGGGCTGCTGCCCCGCTTCTTCTCGGTCACCCACCCGAAGTACCGCACCCCGTACCGCCCGACCATCCTCCTCGGTGTGGTCATCGCGGTCGTCGCCGGCTTCACCAGCATCAACGAACTCGCGACGCTGGTGAACATCGGCACGCTCTTCGCCTTCGTCCTCGTGGCCATCGGCGTGATCGTGCTCCGCCGTACCCGCCCCGACCTGCACCGCTCGTTCCGCACCCCGTGGGTGCCGTTGCTGCCGATCGTCTCGGTCGCGGCCACGGTGTGGCTGATGCTCAACCTTCCGGGTGAGACCTGGTTCCGGTTTGCCGTGTGGATGCTGATCGGAGTGGCGGTCTACCTCCTCTACGGCCGCAGCCACAGCCGCCTGGGCAAGGAAGGCAGGGACGCCAAGTACTGA
- a CDS encoding CapA family protein → MKRFSHRSLTASAATLVLLSGTAACGPFGSDDAKAAPDSGSPTFTVAAAGDILIHPQLIEQGQKDAKETGKGVSGIDFDPLMAGIKPVISKADLGICHLEPVLGKPEGPFEGFPTFLVPPQITTTIKNVGYDTCSTASNHVLDHGYNGVVQTLNALDAAGLKHTGSYRTEAEAAKTMIVDVKGVKVAQLSFALGFNDFEVPKDKPWLANEIEFKAIAAAEKRARDAGAEVVILSLHWGREHWPNPSRSQLQLGRRIAKETGVDLLIGHHAHVVQPMEKVDGTWIAYGLGNQVARHDVPSGLTEEGVIGWFEFAKRGGKWDVQAKYVPTFVDIPPDPDESGKLPEGAVKDYRLIDIAATLRDRKGLGDEQIARYRLAFERTEGTMLNRGAVKDGLVPLEALPD, encoded by the coding sequence ATGAAACGCTTCTCGCACCGGTCGCTGACGGCCTCCGCCGCCACCCTTGTCCTCTTGTCCGGTACCGCCGCCTGCGGACCGTTCGGCTCGGACGACGCCAAGGCGGCTCCGGACAGTGGCAGCCCCACCTTCACGGTCGCCGCCGCCGGTGACATCCTCATCCACCCGCAGCTCATCGAGCAGGGCCAAAAGGACGCGAAGGAGACCGGCAAGGGCGTCAGCGGGATCGACTTCGACCCGCTGATGGCCGGGATCAAGCCCGTCATCAGCAAGGCGGACCTCGGGATCTGCCACCTTGAGCCCGTGCTCGGCAAGCCCGAGGGGCCGTTCGAGGGCTTCCCGACCTTCCTGGTTCCGCCGCAGATCACCACGACGATCAAGAACGTGGGCTACGACACCTGCTCCACCGCTTCGAACCATGTGCTCGACCACGGTTACAACGGGGTCGTGCAGACCCTGAACGCGCTGGACGCGGCGGGCCTGAAGCACACCGGGTCGTACCGGACCGAGGCGGAGGCGGCCAAGACGATGATCGTCGACGTCAAGGGCGTCAAGGTCGCCCAGCTCTCGTTCGCTCTCGGATTCAACGACTTCGAGGTCCCCAAGGACAAGCCCTGGCTCGCGAACGAGATCGAGTTCAAGGCGATCGCAGCCGCCGAGAAGAGAGCGCGTGACGCCGGTGCCGAGGTCGTCATCCTCAGCCTCCACTGGGGGCGTGAGCACTGGCCGAACCCGAGCCGATCGCAGCTCCAGCTCGGTCGCAGGATCGCCAAGGAGACCGGTGTCGACCTGCTCATCGGCCATCACGCCCACGTGGTGCAGCCGATGGAGAAGGTCGACGGAACCTGGATCGCCTACGGCCTCGGCAATCAGGTCGCCCGGCACGACGTGCCCAGCGGGCTGACCGAGGAGGGTGTCATCGGCTGGTTCGAGTTCGCCAAGCGTGGCGGCAAGTGGGACGTGCAGGCGAAGTATGTGCCGACGTTCGTGGACATTCCACCGGATCCGGATGAGTCGGGCAAGCTGCCCGAAGGCGCGGTGAAGGACTACCGCCTCATCGACATCGCCGCCACCCTGCGTGATCGCAAGGGCCTCGGTGACGAGCAGATCGCCCGCTACCGCCTGGCGTTCGAGCGCACGGAGGGGACGATGCTGAACCGGGGGGCGGTGAAGGACGGCCTCGTACCCCTGGAGGCTCTTCCGGACTGA
- a CDS encoding HAMP domain-containing protein, translating to MSLIGGIRPPIAVLSVLLLALAGITALSLGRVGSDRVPQAVMTSQQHFAEDGAIGLRASIDESVTDLTRTAELFNAADPAPADAVLDKLGNVYQKWLGTAVVEIKTGKLLAARGENVPLPAIDRSKLSDENGLAPRMVRLQNGETRLLAFAVLHWQGQPQKLLVASSGLKFPGISLGGFRSIAVLDQQGTVLSQDGIPEPEQVKSEYERDEAAESRRELKAFAKTVAQKAREHPVKAKEPGAGGFLGVSGSLTGGRYLGDRSIAGYATLAGPTAGESTVATSLGLTVVAMVKVGEDPTVTSSPVFGLAAAGALLLIGGVTVAFLIGTVQRPLIRLFLESRRLSRGDLTRPVTSPRYGEAARIGAALERLRRQLQGEPAEAPATPRRRRLGARLLLGVCAVLLLAWSAPLLLVLNRAGDTVVVPQQIVNDQRERTDTLSDRVRRALNEGHADLMSVAALLGDRTKPDQMTEVLKRTMAQHLRYETMYVLDGNGTVLAQAGGEPHTTPGKGPSGDQIRVLDTGKEPVIIGTAEVNGRKGAAVVGEFRIDFLNSLLKRPGLGEVRVVDAQRRVLAGNNGYFAFEKLPSARLEGLANGANRKAGTSTRPSGVLFRDGDDIQIAGAAPFAGGGAAKSLGWTVVSWQPASGLKIPEYHRQNLTVLAGLLGVTAATACLGWLHIIVIRPLRALADQAEALADGDRRTVLYPRHHDEVGAVVRSLELIRQQLPGQQRKRDGMTSLAGRN from the coding sequence ATGTCCTTGATAGGTGGAATACGTCCGCCTATCGCCGTACTGTCTGTTCTGCTCCTTGCTCTGGCGGGCATAACCGCCCTCTCTCTCGGCCGTGTCGGAAGCGACCGCGTGCCCCAAGCCGTCATGACGTCCCAGCAGCACTTCGCCGAGGACGGCGCCATCGGCCTGCGCGCCTCCATCGACGAGAGCGTCACCGACCTGACGCGTACGGCCGAGCTCTTCAACGCGGCCGACCCGGCACCGGCGGACGCCGTCCTGGACAAGCTGGGCAACGTGTACCAGAAGTGGCTGGGCACGGCCGTCGTCGAGATCAAGACCGGCAAGCTCCTCGCCGCACGCGGCGAGAACGTCCCCCTGCCCGCGATCGACCGTTCCAAACTCAGCGACGAGAACGGTCTCGCACCGCGCATGGTCCGGCTCCAGAACGGCGAGACCCGACTGCTCGCCTTCGCCGTGCTGCATTGGCAGGGGCAGCCGCAGAAGCTCCTCGTCGCGTCCAGCGGGCTGAAGTTCCCCGGGATCAGCCTCGGCGGTTTCCGCTCCATCGCCGTGCTCGACCAGCAGGGCACCGTGCTGAGCCAGGACGGCATCCCCGAGCCCGAGCAGGTGAAGTCCGAGTACGAGCGCGATGAGGCCGCCGAGTCCAGGCGCGAGCTGAAGGCCTTCGCCAAGACCGTGGCCCAGAAGGCCCGGGAGCACCCCGTCAAGGCCAAGGAACCCGGTGCCGGCGGGTTCCTCGGCGTCAGCGGCAGCCTCACAGGCGGCCGCTACCTCGGTGACCGCTCCATCGCCGGATACGCCACCCTCGCGGGACCCACGGCCGGTGAGTCGACCGTGGCGACCAGCCTGGGTCTCACCGTCGTCGCCATGGTCAAGGTCGGCGAGGACCCCACGGTGACCAGCAGCCCGGTGTTCGGCCTGGCCGCCGCCGGCGCGCTGCTCCTCATCGGAGGCGTGACCGTGGCATTCCTGATCGGCACCGTGCAGCGCCCGCTGATCCGCCTGTTCCTGGAGAGCCGGCGCCTCAGTCGCGGTGACCTCACCCGCCCGGTCACCTCGCCCCGCTACGGCGAGGCGGCACGGATCGGCGCCGCTCTCGAACGCCTGCGGCGGCAGCTCCAGGGCGAACCGGCCGAGGCTCCGGCCACACCCCGGCGCCGGCGCCTCGGCGCTCGGCTCCTGCTCGGCGTCTGCGCGGTGCTCCTGCTGGCCTGGTCCGCTCCGCTCCTGCTCGTGCTCAACCGGGCCGGCGACACCGTCGTGGTGCCGCAGCAGATCGTGAACGACCAGCGCGAGCGCACCGACACCCTCAGCGACCGGGTGCGCAGGGCGCTCAACGAGGGCCACGCCGACCTCATGTCGGTGGCCGCCCTGCTCGGCGACCGGACCAAGCCGGACCAGATGACCGAGGTCCTCAAGCGGACCATGGCGCAGCACCTGCGGTACGAGACGATGTACGTCCTCGACGGGAACGGCACCGTGCTCGCCCAGGCGGGCGGCGAACCGCACACCACCCCGGGCAAGGGCCCGTCGGGCGATCAGATCCGCGTCCTCGACACGGGCAAGGAGCCGGTGATCATCGGCACCGCCGAGGTCAACGGCCGCAAGGGCGCTGCCGTGGTGGGCGAGTTCCGCATCGACTTCCTGAACTCGCTGCTCAAGCGGCCGGGCCTGGGTGAGGTGCGGGTGGTGGATGCGCAGCGCCGTGTCCTCGCGGGCAACAACGGCTACTTCGCCTTCGAGAAGCTGCCGAGCGCCCGTCTGGAAGGGCTGGCCAACGGAGCCAACCGGAAGGCCGGCACGAGTACGCGGCCCAGCGGTGTGCTGTTCCGGGACGGCGACGACATCCAGATCGCCGGTGCGGCTCCCTTCGCGGGCGGTGGTGCGGCGAAGTCCCTCGGCTGGACCGTCGTCAGCTGGCAACCGGCATCCGGTCTGAAGATCCCCGAGTACCACCGCCAGAACCTCACGGTACTCGCGGGTCTGCTCGGCGTCACCGCTGCGACGGCGTGCCTGGGCTGGCTCCACATCATCGTGATCCGGCCGCTGCGCGCCCTCGCCGACCAGGCGGAGGCGCTCGCGGACGGAGACCGCCGCACCGTTCTGTATCCGCGCCACCACGACGAGGTGGGCGCCGTCGTCCGCAGCCTTGAGCTGATCCGGCAGCAGCTGCCGGGACAGCAGCGCAAGCGCGACGGCATGACCTCCCTCGCCGGAAGGAACTGA